TAATTTGATAGAGAATTGCTGTATTAACACAAGCACTAAAACGTGCACATTTTGCTCTCTCAGGACAATTGGAGACCGAATTGGAGAAGGAAAAGCCAGCGGTAACCTTGGCAACACGCTGAAAGTGCTGTGTCGCTTCGACGAGGCCGCTGTCTGCTGTCAGAGACATTTGGATATCTCTCAAGAGCAAGGCGACAAGGTCTGAAAAGCTTCTTTGGATGTCATAACTCCGACTGAGTCCTTTTTTACTTTACTGTGCTTTAGGTGGGTGAGGCCCGGGCGCTTTACAACATCGGCAACGTGTTCCATGCCAAAGGCAAGCAGAAGTTGTGGGGCTGCACCCAGGAGCCAGGAGACCTGCCCACTGATGTCAGAGACACGCTACAACGGGCGACGAGCTTTTACGAGTAAGTATGTATTCTTTTCACACTGCAtgacaataaattagaatataataGAATTAATTTTCTTTCCATTAGTTCAGTTctaaaagtgaaactcatgcaaattcattaaacacaggaaaatacttttcaaaagGCCAGTTACTACCTAATTTCTTGGTTAAAAGACATTTAGATTGTGTGATTACGTGTTATTGCTTAAAATGGTgtattttgagtttttattagttttaaacTTTAATCatataaaatcatgaaacaTGTCACTTGCAGGTGGTGAatctgagtttcactttttgaattgaactattgAAATGACGTTTTTCACAATATACTAATTTaatgagatgcacctgtatttaTGAGGCATAACTGCTTATCGCTAGCCctatagcataattgcctaagtcatatttgaataccgtattttcacggccataaggcgcaccgtattaaaaggcgcagtctcagttatggggtctatttctgtataaCACATGCATAAGATGCACCGTATTATttggcgcaggcatggtaaaacatatgctagcttaaaacatacggtagcatgcatgcacgctaaaataatgtttataaaaaggcagcgggagcaaaactgagttcagttgtaccttattgaagtatttaacaatgtactcacgttattttttttgatcaatcctcatccacaaatccatcaaagtcctcatgttctgttcTTCATctgtgtttgccatctgtcatcaatcgctcccacgccgctcgcaacttcactttgaacgccctgtttacaccgctGTCCAGtggttggagttcattaatccatagctcgagttggtcttccaactcgggccacctcgccttgtttccgcggaaactcagctttgtcttcttgacttggcgaagctcgttttcctgcttcctccacttgtgaaccatggatttgtttatcttgaattctctcgcggctgctcgattcccatgttcttccgcgtaactgatagcttgcagtttaaactgtgcttcgtaagcgtgtctcttcgtaggtgccgttttcgactgcggtcaagccagcctccactcgtaaagtagcagtcaagccagccgcccctaattttgttcatagtaggcattacggtaataggtcggaAAATCGCGGCGaaagccttcaaaataaaagcttcccaataatacggacgtgaatgctcttcggttaaggaatgcaaccagcaaagttaatttgaatcttgagatgcattaaaaaatgatatGATTTAATATctcagtaaaaataaatggtaaatggactgcacttatatagcactttatctacatcatcacagtgcccaaagcgctttacaaagcctcacattcacacacacattcataaaccaatgggcgactgctgccatgcgaggcgctgccaggcccactgggagcaaattagggttcagtgtcttgcccaaggacacttcgacatgcggtcAGTcatagcagggattcgaacctgttctacctactgagccaaagccaccccaacataatcccattggtatcgcaagacaaggccagatctgtgtgacagaccaccaaggactccactaaaagaggtttggtgaagatctgatattgtatttcaaaataaaagtctccgaaaactaataaactacattttttttaatgcatctcaagaatcaaattaaccttgctggttgcattccttaaccgaagagcattgacgtccgtattattgggaagcttttattttgaaggtggctttcgcctcTAGTTGGCAACTTatcgtaatgcctagtatgaacaaaattaggggcggctggcttgattgctactttacgagagaaggctggcttgattgcagtcattttcaggggttcttagccaaaccgatgttgttttgcacaatgcgcataccggcgctatatacctactgggggcgtgcctttcgcgtcctccttcacgcgcacccttccccatTTAAcagccgcatgctgtcctcagccatgtccgcttttcctctgtataagcagcgtgtcggcaggaaatgctcccagtcagtcaagcggagcgctcatcacacaacatttatagattttggaactctgtacacacataaggcgcaccgcattataaggcgccccatccattttggaaaaatttGAAGACTTTTAAATGCGCcttgaaaatacggtaacttatttttacactcttATGACTCCAATGAATGTTAATATGGAACTTATAACAaaggttgtgaaaatacggtattttcagaaaacaagtaaaaatccaaacaaaattaaaagggCTACTCTATTGTGCCTGAGATTCCTGTTAAGCCAAAggtggaaatgtatttatttattcaggtaAGGTAACTGAGAACAGATACCGACCTGGCTGCTGAGAGCagaataaagcaaaataaaagcaaatacatatacagtataataaactGTATAGTgtgatataaataataatataatgttgGGTATTTGTAGAAAACCCACCATTGTCTCACTGTATACGTGCAGTATGTTGCTCCAGGGTTTCGATGCTACATCAATACACATCATCTGTGCTATCCCTTCAGGATGAATTTGTGTTTGGTCAAAGAACTGGGAGATCGCGCTGCTCAGGGCAGAGCGTATGGAAACCTGGGCAACACGCACTACCTTTTGGGAAACTTTGTGGAAGCCATCAAGTTCCACAGGCAGGTCAGACATCCCAAATGATTTCATTACCTCCTAACTTACATGTATGAATGATCATTTGTAGTGAAATCTGCTCGAAGAGGGTGAGCCAGAACCTCAGCGCTCAAGTCAGTAACTTGGCTGATTATTCAGTGTCATTGATGTACTTTAACTTTGTCAGCCCGAGATATGAGCATGTTCATCTGTCACAAATACACCGGTAATGcttatttgttgttttcactAACATTTGCGTGTTCAGTGTTTCGGTGGGTTGTGTACACTGCTCTCTGGTTTTACGTCTTTGGCACACAATTTACACAATTGGCAGTGTGGCATTTTACTCTGTGTAAAAGGCTTAATTTTTCTGTCGCTGTTCTGCATAAATGATACAGACAAGGAATGGTCGGGAAAAAGTCGACCCAACAATTTTCAAACAGGTGGACCAGAGTCTAAAAGATGCTTGCGTGTAAAGCACCTTTTATGCCACCCACGTCatttttccacctcttcttttgtgttgcttttcagTGTAAAAGCACTGACATGGACTCAAGGGGAAAAGGCTGACCTGGCAATTTTATGCCTTCGGAGGTAGCATCAGAGCTGTAACAGGGATGGGACAGTGCCTGTTTGTAAATCCtattatacagtcccctccaaaagtattggaacggcaaggtcaattcctttgtttttgttgtatactgaagacatttggatttCAGCTCAAAAGAtcaatatgagacaaaagttcagaattccagcttgtCGACCAATCAATTGTCTACCTTCAGGGGTAGCATCAGAGGTGTAACAGAGCCTTCATGTAAAGCCTCTTTTACCCTTTCTGGAAAAGCCAGGATAACCtgtcgtttttttctgtcactgttCTGTAAAAATCTGCTGTCACTGACAGCAATTGTCAGTGTCATCAAGTATTTTATGTCGCAGCAGACAGTAAAAAGCAAAGGCAGCTCAATGCTCGGTTTTGACTTATTTATGCGggatcaatgtgtaaaagagTCTGTGACCAATGTAAACATTGTCTATTATGTCATGTTATTTACACAACATTATGTCTCATCATCCACAGAGATTATCCATAGCCAAGGAGTTTGGTGACAAAGCGGCAGAGCGACGAGCCTACAGCAATTTGGGGAACGCTCTGATATTCCTGGGCCAGTTCAACACAGCCACGGACTACTACAGGTGAGGGAAAAGGCAGCCTGACATCTAGTGGTGGTCGGAGGAAGTGAAACAAGCTGAATAGTATAGAGCAGTAGTCAcaacctttttttgtgccatggtCCGATTTCACGTAAAGCATTATTTGACAGACGggtaaagaaacaaagaaaaataaataaataaaaatacagtgcagTGTTACATTCTATGTAGTTGTTGTAAGTAGTGGGAGCCTCACATTGGTTTCTCTTCAACGAGCCAGTCCCATTTTTGGATACAATAATGGGAGACACTGAAACTCAGTGTGTTTCTGATGGCCAGCCTACTCAGTAATTAAGTTGTAGTTGTCGTTATTGCAGAAAATCTTGCTTCTCTACACTAACATTTTCACTGttagctcagtgtgtgtgtgtgtgtgtgtgtgtgtgtgtgtgtgtgtgtgtgtgtgtatatacagtggcagttcctttgaccttatgattctcatttgctttgacatgcactgtgagctgtaaggtcttgtatagacagtaggctttacacgatcaggagttTTGGGGCCGATCGGCAAGTTGAAatatccaatcacaagatggacgaatgtgtctatttaaatgacctgttcatgtactgtatgtacttgtgtacttaattgttcaaaacattatatttacaataaataatgtatctttgttcatctatttatgccagtgaggcacagtgaccgacagaacaaatgaatggtcttctattagatggcaggaagtacatacagtaatgtatccactttttttgacatttttgtttgttggagtTTCGTGAGATtgttcaattgtaaaatgtttcttggctccataaaggttggaaatcactgctctagtcagatcgtgtattctaatcactcaggtcaaaccaacattacatgacagaaataatggatgctaacttactgtaattaaattacttttttaattaaattacttcacccacaccaaaactttagagcatgattcgacagaacggcggcatgtttacatccaaccgttcgtggtaccactagcttgctaggctacataacgttttgttgcctgcttgcgagccgtatcgtattaaaagtatgtgaacctacTTGAAGCAATCCTTAAAcaaacatcctctcctgtcctgatcACCGGTGACCatcaacacacgtttttccgcattttgtccttataaaaCAAAgccggcgcgctccactcttgttggcGCCGCCACGGTAACtagtatccggtcgcattttaGTTGACAAGATAACTAGCTCAGtcatcgtaaaaaaacgggatgcggtggtatcggaatacaagattttattgcagtagtctgacatagtgcataGTGCTCTAGATAGAgctctagatagatagatcgatctaTCTAGAGCTCTAGATAGATCTAGAGCTCTAGCTCTATAGCTCTAGCtctaaatagatagatagatctatAGATGGATCTATCTAGAGCTCTAGATAGATGGATCTATAGATCTAGATCTATCTAGAgctctagatagatagatggatctATCTAGAGCTCTAGATAGATCTAGAGCTCTAGCTCTATAGCTCTAGCTCTAGatagatctatctatctatctagatcTATAGATGGATCTATCTAGAGCTCTAGATagatccatctatctatctagagctctagatagatagatctatAGATCTAGCTCTAGATAGATCCATCTAGCTAGAGCTCTAGATAGATCCATCTAGCTAGAGCTCTAGATAGATCCATCTAGCTAGAGCTCTAGATAGATCCATCTAGCTAGAGCTCTAGATAGATCCATCTAGCTAGAGCTCTAGATAGATATATCTAGCTAGAGCtctagatagatatatatatatagaccgGTACCATATTTAGAGACTGCTGTAGAGAAATTGAagaatcataaaaaaattagatttttttttattttttattggttATGTAGGAAAACTCTGCAGCTGTCACGGCAGCTGAGGGACCAGGTGATGGAGGCCCAGGCCTGTTACAGCCTTGGAAACACCTACACACTTTTGCAGCAGTACGACAGAGCTATAGAGTATCACCTTAAGCACCTGTATATTGCTCAGGATCTCACAGACAGGTAAAGTAATCGTTTATGATATCGCATTCACACAAAGTCGACTGTGGAAGTTAGACTATTGTAAGAAGTGTGGATGTGTGCTGTCAGGGTTGGCGAAGGCCGAGCCTGCTGGAGTCTGGGAAACGCCTACGTGTCTTTAGCCAATCACAAACAAGCACTCCACTACGCCCGGAAACATCTGGAGATCTCCAAAGAAGTGAAACTTTTTCCATCAAAACCAAGGCATTTTAATTTCACTCAATTTTTACCTCTCCCTCTGTTTCTATATGACAGATTGGTGACAGGAATGGTGAGCTGACAGCCAGGATGAATGTGGAGCAGCTGATGGAGGCGATGGGTGTCAGTGAGGGTGACCTTTCACCTTCCAGTTCAGAGTTTGAGATGCAAGGTGTCACAAAAACCTTCCTTCGTTTTGCTTTGTTAGCTTCTAATCTGATTTTTAACCACGTGATTTGCGACCTGATTTCCATATATAGCTATCCGATTCAGTATGTTTTCTCAAATAGCGACCCTATTCGTTCAAATTTCGCAATTGGTTGCGGGGTGCATTGTTCACATCCCTCTCTCAAATAGACACCTattattagaagaaaaaaaaattgtatatcTAATTACCTCAGTTCAGTCACAATAATTCACACGTGGACATTAAAGGGTATACATTAAGGGGAATTGACTTTTTAACTGTTTGTACACAAATATTTTGGTCTCTGTAGTGGGatatggttaaattagccagtggtaGCTTTGTGCAAGTGCCATTCATTTGCATTCTGTACAGTGAGGGGTGAACATCTGCTTTGGAGGGAGTGTCAGAGTCTCAGATAAAACCTTAAAATGTTGCAAGATTTGTCgttcattgcttttttttttttttttttttttttttaaatggtcatcTTGAGGGGTTGGAAAAGTCATtaaatattagactttacactgatctgatgAACTACATCAGCtgatatttagctttttatgtCAGAGGCTCTACCCTGAGCCTCTCCCGGATGACTtggcttctcaccttatctcgaagggagagcccggacactctgcggaggaaactcatttcggccgcttgtaaccgggatcttgttctttcggtcactcgtgaccataggtgagggtaggaacgtagatcgaccggtaaacggacagatacaaagtctgcatcgctgcagacgctgcaccaatccgcctgtcgatctcccgttccattctttcctcactcgtgaacaagaccccaagatacttgaactcctccatttggggcaggatctcatccctgtcctggagagggcactccacccttttctgactgaggaccatggtctcggatttggaggtgctaattctcatcccagccgcttcgcaCTCTGCTGTGAACCgatccagtgagagttggagatcactgcttgataaagccaacagaatcacatcgtctgcaaagagcagagatgcaatactgaggccaccaaaccggacccccactATACCTCGGccgcgcctagaaattctgtccataaaagttatgatcagaatcggtgacaaagggcagccttggcggagtccaacccgcACCAGAAactagtccgacttactgccagcaatgcggaccaaactctgacactggtcgtacagggaccgaacagcccgtatcagggagttcggtaccccatactctcgAAGCACCCCCCGTAGGTCTCCCTGAGGGAAGTCAAAAATTCCACgaccaggatgaaaaccacactgctcctactGAATcttgagattcgacttcccgatggaccctcctctccagcacccctgaatagactttaccagggaggctgtgattccccctgtagttggaacactgcctcccccggaacatgagcaaagttctgtcggatgtgggagttgaaactccttctgacaggggattctggcAGATGTTCCcaccagaccctcacaatacgtttaggcctgccaagtcagaccggcatcttcccccaccatgggagccaactcaccaccaggtggtgatcggttgacagctctggCACTCTCTAccatgtccaagacatgcggccgcaaatccgatgacacgatcatcgaactgcgaccgagggtgtcctgcTGACAAGtgcatgtggacacccttatgcttgaacatggtgttcgttatggacaatccgtggtgagcacagaagtccaataacagaacaccactctggttctgatcggggggggggcgttcctcccattCATGCCCTTTtgggtctcactgtcattgcccacatgagcattggtctcccccagcagaacaatagaGTCCGCAGCGGAaccgctctccagcaccccctccaaggactccaaaaagtgtgggtacactggactgctgtttggtgcataggcagaaacaacagtcaggacccgtccccccacccgaagtcAAAGGGAGGCTACcgtctcgtccaccggggtgaaccccaatgtgcAGGCGCTGAGCCAGGGGGCCATAAGTAGAACTACACCTGcccggcgcctctcaccatgggcaacttcGGAGTGGAagcgagtccaacccctctcaggactggtaccagagcccaagctgtgcgtgaaggcgagtccgactatatctggtcggaacttctcgacctcacacaccagctcgggctccttccttgccagagaggtgacattccatgtccctagagccagcttctgtagacGGGGATCGGCTCGGCAAGGTCCTctccttcggccaccgcccagctcgcactgcatcCGACCCCTATggaccctcccacaggtggtgagcccatgggaagggggacccacgttacccttttgggctgtgcccggccaggccccatgggtgcaggcctgggcagcaggcgctctccttcaagccccacctccaggcctggcttcagagggggggccccggtgagccgcgtccgggcaagggaaacctgtgtccatttattgtattcatcataggggtttttggagccgtgctttgtctggtccctcaactAGGACCTGTTTCGCATGGGTGACCTTACaaggggcatgaagccccagacaacttagctcttaggatcattgggacacacaaacccctccaccacgataaggtgacggctcatgGAGGGGCTATTTCAGTGGGGcataagtatttagtcagccaccaattgtgcaagttctcccacttaaaaatatgagagaggcctgtcattttcatcataggtataccttcCCTATaagagagaaaatgagaaaaaaaattccagaaaaTCATTATCTATctgcttttaaaataatttataagcaaattatggtggaaaattaaGTATTtgttcaataacaaaagttcatctcaatactttctTATATGCCCTTTTTTGGCAATGACgggtcaaatgttttcagtaagtcttcacaaggttttcacactgttgctggtattttggcccattccttcatgcagatctcctctagagcagtgatctTTTGGGGCTGTCaatgggcaacacagactttaaACTttctccaaagattttctatggggttgtgATCTGGAGACTGGGTAGGCCACTCCAGGaacttgaaatgcttcttacgaagccactccttcgttgaccgggcggtgtgtttgggatcattgtcatgctgaaagacccagccaggTTTAtgtaatatgtctcctttattGAGTTAACTGATGAAcccattttaattttgttgatAACCAAATCCGCAGCACAGCTTGAACAGTCTGTCAGATAATTATGGTCCTCAATCAGAATATGAAGAAATATAGTTCCACCCAGTCTGCTTTTCTTTGATTTTCTCTGTTGTTGTCCTTACTATCACCTGGTTCAGTCTGCAGTTAAGCAAGAGGCCTGTGGCCACTGTACTTGCAATCTCACGAGGCATACCCAAactgaaaaatagaaaaattggatcacatgcacacacagctgTGCTACGATGTGATGTTCCCGTCTCCGCAGCATCCAATCAAACAGACTCTTATTCATTGCTGTCTTAGAAGCTGTGACCACAATCTGACTGCTGGCAACATCCTCTGTGTTGTCTCATGATGTCGTCTTTACGCTTCCTCTAGGAGCGAGGCCCAAATTCACAAAGAGGAACAGCATGGACAGCGTGGAGCTGTGGAAATTGTCCTCATATAAGGTGAAACCGCTTTTACACGACGTCAGAAGTCATCCCCCTCGGCGTATGACCGTCAATTAATGATGTGCTTTCCGTAGAACGGCGAGGGCCACGAGGCAGAAAGCATACCCAGGAGGTCTAAGAGTCATACGCTACAGacaggaaaaagaaaaggctATCCTGACAGCCAGTCGTCTGATGACAGACCCTGGTTGGACTCTC
The sequence above is a segment of the Phyllopteryx taeniolatus isolate TA_2022b chromosome 15, UOR_Ptae_1.2, whole genome shotgun sequence genome. Coding sequences within it:
- the gpsm1b gene encoding G-protein-signaling modulator 1b isoform X3 gives rise to the protein MDQSLANSVGQELASKRLHSRMEASCLELALEGERLCKAGDFKGGTAFFEAAVQVGTEDLKTLSAIYSQLGNAYFYLKEYGKALEYHKHDLTLARTIGDRIGEGKASGNLGNTLKVLCRFDEAAVCCQRHLDISQEQGDKVGEARALYNIGNVFHAKGKQKLWGCTQEPGDLPTDVRDTLQRATSFYEMNLCLVKELGDRAAQGRAYGNLGNTHYLLGNFVEAIKFHRQRLSIAKEFGDKAAERRAYSNLGNALIFLGQFNTATDYYRKTLQLSRQLRDQVMEAQACYSLGNTYTLLQQYDRAIEYHLKHLYIAQDLTDRVGEGRACWSLGNAYVSLANHKQALHYARKHLEISKEIGDRNGELTARMNVEQLMEAMGVSEGDLSPSSSEFEMQGARPKFTKRNSMDSVELWKLSSYKNGEGHEAESIPRRSKSHTLQTGKRKGYPDSQSSDDRPWLDSPVDADEITLQVPPPVPKLGRDPSDEDCFFDLLSKFQSSRMDDQRCRLDEPHNGDGQDGGDLSDMIDASVTTSPQTEELFDLIASSQSRRLDDQRVNVGNLPGLRITQNNLGHLVGEGEQEPGDDFFNMLIKCQSSRIDDQRCSPPEAGPHAPTVPDEDFFSLIQRVQAKRMDEQRVHLSNDEQDSTGEESPDLEPPGGFPS
- the gpsm1b gene encoding G-protein-signaling modulator 1b isoform X2, with translation MRETSSAKSVKFYLRPQCCPIMMEASCLELALEGERLCKAGDFKGGTAFFEAAVQVGTEDLKTLSAIYSQLGNAYFYLKEYGKALEYHKHDLTLARTIGDRIGEGKASGNLGNTLKVLCRFDEAAVCCQRHLDISQEQGDKVGEARALYNIGNVFHAKGKQKLWGCTQEPGDLPTDVRDTLQRATSFYEMNLCLVKELGDRAAQGRAYGNLGNTHYLLGNFVEAIKFHRQRLSIAKEFGDKAAERRAYSNLGNALIFLGQFNTATDYYRKTLQLSRQLRDQVMEAQACYSLGNTYTLLQQYDRAIEYHLKHLYIAQDLTDRVGEGRACWSLGNAYVSLANHKQALHYARKHLEISKEIGDRNGELTARMNVEQLMEAMGVSEGDLSPSSSEFEMQGARPKFTKRNSMDSVELWKLSSYKNGEGHEAESIPRRSKSHTLQTGKRKGYPDSQSSDDRPWLDSPVDADEITLQVPPPVPKLGRDPSDEDCFFDLLSKFQSSRMDDQRCRLDEPHNGDGQDGGDLSDMIDASVTTSPQTEELFDLIASSQSRRLDDQRVNVGNLPGLRITQNNLGHLVGEGEQEPGDDFFNMLIKCQSSRIDDQRCSPPEAGPHAPTVPDEDFFSLIQRVQAKRMDEQRVHLSNDEQDSTGEESPDLEPPGGFPS
- the gpsm1b gene encoding G-protein-signaling modulator 1b isoform X1, giving the protein MPSESCPLTGAQRAVCRLVHRGPRPQATLKPLHLELQVFVDKTLSKQNHRMEASCLELALEGERLCKAGDFKGGTAFFEAAVQVGTEDLKTLSAIYSQLGNAYFYLKEYGKALEYHKHDLTLARTIGDRIGEGKASGNLGNTLKVLCRFDEAAVCCQRHLDISQEQGDKVGEARALYNIGNVFHAKGKQKLWGCTQEPGDLPTDVRDTLQRATSFYEMNLCLVKELGDRAAQGRAYGNLGNTHYLLGNFVEAIKFHRQRLSIAKEFGDKAAERRAYSNLGNALIFLGQFNTATDYYRKTLQLSRQLRDQVMEAQACYSLGNTYTLLQQYDRAIEYHLKHLYIAQDLTDRVGEGRACWSLGNAYVSLANHKQALHYARKHLEISKEIGDRNGELTARMNVEQLMEAMGVSEGDLSPSSSEFEMQGARPKFTKRNSMDSVELWKLSSYKNGEGHEAESIPRRSKSHTLQTGKRKGYPDSQSSDDRPWLDSPVDADEITLQVPPPVPKLGRDPSDEDCFFDLLSKFQSSRMDDQRCRLDEPHNGDGQDGGDLSDMIDASVTTSPQTEELFDLIASSQSRRLDDQRVNVGNLPGLRITQNNLGHLVGEGEQEPGDDFFNMLIKCQSSRIDDQRCSPPEAGPHAPTVPDEDFFSLIQRVQAKRMDEQRVHLSNDEQDSTGEESPDLEPPGGFPS